The proteins below are encoded in one region of Nitrospirota bacterium:
- a CDS encoding methylenetetrahydrofolate reductase C-terminal domain-containing protein, whose translation MIATKKREFKDLMENIKDYKSFFLVGCSECASLCGTGGEPELAELKETLEKEGKTVTGTFRAKTGCQVLGTKVELKPFKEQLDKTDVVIVMSCGAGTQAAVEIFPDKPVYQSNDTMFLANMTRYQMFDERCSLCGECILDETGGICPVTACPKGLLNGPCGGTNDGNCEVSPDIKCCWVRIYERLNKINRLDDMKKTREAKDWSKSQKPRALVARTKEEKKK comes from the coding sequence ATGATCGCTACTAAGAAAAGAGAATTCAAAGACCTGATGGAAAACATAAAGGACTACAAAAGTTTCTTCCTTGTAGGATGTTCTGAATGTGCGTCTCTGTGCGGCACCGGCGGAGAGCCTGAGCTTGCGGAACTGAAAGAGACGCTGGAGAAGGAAGGCAAGACCGTGACAGGGACTTTCAGGGCCAAGACCGGCTGCCAGGTGCTCGGCACAAAGGTCGAACTTAAACCCTTTAAAGAGCAGCTTGATAAAACGGACGTCGTCATAGTGATGTCCTGCGGCGCGGGCACACAGGCGGCTGTCGAAATATTTCCCGACAAGCCGGTGTACCAATCCAATGACACCATGTTCCTGGCGAATATGACCCGCTATCAGATGTTCGACGAAAGGTGTTCATTATGCGGCGAATGCATACTCGATGAGACAGGAGGCATATGCCCAGTGACAGCGTGTCCGAAAGGCCTTCTTAACGGGCCGTGCGGCGGGACCAACGACGGCAACTGTGAAGTCAGCCCGGATATAAAGTGCTGCTGGGTCCGGATTTATGAGAGGCTGAATAAGATCAACCGCCTCGATGATATGAAAAAAACCAGAGAGGCAAAAGACTGGTCCAAGAGCCAGAAGCCCCGCGCATTAGTCGCCAGAACAAAGGAGGAAAAGAAAAAGTGA